AATATAGAAGCAATCATCCCGACGCCAAATTCGATGATACCGATTCTGATTTCAGTTGTTATTTCTGGCCGGATTTAACTTTTGGGGCCGACCCCAAGGATGAGGGACTTCTTATAACTCACGTTCACGATTCATTGCCGTCGGGCAGTTATCGAATGAATAACGGCACCCCGACTTATCCGCATTATACTGTTATTGTCGAAGACGCCGGATATAATCCGGCCATGGATTATACGAATAATCCCGATAGTCGAGTTTCCGACAGCGCGGAATGGTGGTATCCGTATGAATCCCGCAAGTCCGCTCTGTTCACTCCCGATGTTCCGGGTAAGATCGAATTTTCGCCGACAACAACCCCTTCCAGTGACGGTTATTATGACCCTACCGGTATCGTTATCAGGGTTGACTACATGGATGAGGATCAGCTTATCGCTTACGTTTATAATCCGTACATCGATAGCGATCTGGATGGAATGCAGGATCCCATTGATAATTGCCCCAATACCTTTAACCCCTATCAGGCCAATTGGGATGACGATGAGTTTGGAAATGCTTGTGATAATTGTCCCCAGGTAGATAATCCCGATCAAACCGATTCTGACCTGGACGGTACCGGAGACGAATGTGATATTTGTCCGGAATATGATGATAATATTGATGCCGATGCCGACGGCGCTCCCGATGGATGTGATATTTGCCCCGGATTTAATGATTTCGAGGACAACGACCACGACAACATTCCCGACAGTTGTGATAATTGCCCCCAGGTAGATAATCCCGATCAAACCGATACTGACCTGGACGGTACCGGAGATGATTGTGATAAATGCCCGGGATCTGATGATGAAATCGATGCCGATGCCGACGGCGCTCCCGATGGATGTGATATTTGCCCCGGATTTAATGATTTCGAGGACAATGACCATGATAACATTCCCGACAGTTGTGATAATTGCCCCGGAGTTTACAATCCGGATCAGGATGACTCCGACGGTGATAATATCGGCGATGTTTGTGATTATATTTGCGGCGACGCCAATGGCGATAGAGATACAAATGTCGGTGATGCCGTTTTTGTGATAAATTTTGTATTCAAAGGCGGACCTACTCCCATCCCGCTTGAGGGTGGGGACGCCAATTGCGATGGTAATACCGACGTCGGTGATGCTGTTTATGTTATAAATCATGTATTCAAAGACGGACCGGCGGCCTGCTGTCCTTAGTCCTTATCCAATAAACTTTTTTTTACCGGGCGTTTTTAACGCCCGGTATGACGCAAAAAAGGATTGCGTAATTAGCCTAAATCTGTTATTTTAATTCAGGCAAAGAAATAGCCGCGCCTTAAAATATAAATTGGCGTTGCCTTAATCTTGATCCGGGGGTGTGCCATGCAGAGACCTTATCTAATTCTGGCTTTAATGTTATCCTTAATATTATCCAATATAATTCAAGCCGAAAATGTGATCGAACATCAATATGTCGGCAGTACTTTATGGAATAATACTTATCGAATCGCGACGCAGGATAATTTGGCGTTTATGACAATGAAATATGGAATCACAATTTTGGATATCAGTGACCCGACGCGTCCTGAGTTTATCTCCAAAATTTTTACTACCGGTGAGCGCCGCACCAGTGCCTATGTTTTCCCAAACGGTGATTATTTATATTCGGCGGGGGCCGCCAATAGCATATATATATACGATATTTCCAATCCATATGAGCCAACCGAAGCCGGTGTTATCCCAACGGAAAGGCGCATTCTTGATTTTGCACGGGAGGGCAAATACTTGTATGTCTGCGGGGAATACCGTGAATTTTATATCTTTGATATTTCAGAGCCCGCGCAGCCTGTATTGGTATCCAATACCAGTCACTGCTGCGGAGGAAGAACCGTTGCGATATCGGTGTCTGGAAACACGGCCTGTTTGGCCAATTATGAGGATAAAAACTTGGAAATTATTGACATTACCAATCCGACTGCTCCGCAATCAAAATCAAGTTGTGAAATCTCTGCCCGTGACGTATTCATGGTTGGAAAATTGGCCTATTTGGCCACAGGAAGCAATGGGTTGATTATTCTTGATCTGACCGATCCCGCCCATCCCGTTGAAATTGGAAAATTCGATATATTCGATGAACATTTATGGGCCAGGAGAGTATATGTGAGCGGAAATTATGCTTATATCGTCCATGGCAATAGAGATGGCTATACGATTGTCGATATAAGTGATCCCACGAATCCATTTCTTGTCGTTCAAGAGACTAAAGATTTTTACGCGACTGATTTTTTGGTTAAAGATGATTTGCTTTTGATTACTGATAATGTTAAGGGGTTGAAAATTGTTGAAGCCTCCGCGCTCGAACAATTTAATATAATTGGGGAATATAAAACCAGTTCAGGAGTCCAAAAAATCGACATCCGCGATAATATGGCGTACGCTGCGACTGATGAAGGGCATTTTTATTGTGTTGATATCTCCGCGCCGGATAATCCGCTGGTAGTAGGGGAGGTCCTTTCCGACGGTATCCAAAAATACGGTAATGATGTATTAATTCACGGGGATTATGCCTATGTTTTACAGGGTTCCACTCTTGATATAATAGATGTATCAAATTCATCCGATCCAAATTTGATATCGAGCGTTAAATATGATTGGTTTGGATATAAGATGACAATATCGGACGATTTGCTTTATATCATAGCGGTGTTCAGCGGGATGCAGGTTATTGATATTTCCGACCCTCTTTCTCCGGTAGTAATTGGTGAATACTCTAATAACTCACATATACGTGGAATTGAAGTTACTGGCAGCATCGCCTATCTTGGAGAACAGCATGGCATGCACATCGTCGATATAGCCAATCCTTACAATCCCGTGAAAATCGGAATGTATGATAATCGGAATACCGATGTTAGAGGGATTAAGGTCGTGGGGGACCGGGCGTATATTACGCATCAGCACGCGAATCTTGAAATTCTCGATATATCCGACTATCAAAACATTCAAGTCGTGAGCACCATTGACGGAAACGGCAATGATGTTTCACGCGTTTTTCAAGTAGGTGATTATATTTTTGTCGGTGAAGAATATTCGGTCGATGTTTATGATATTTTTATTGAATCGGAACCCCTGGTTATATCTCAATTTTCAACTCTGGGCGGGGATATGGAGGATTTGGAAATAATTGGGAATTATCTGTATGGAGCCGCGAGCAGCGGATTTATAATTATGTCCGCCACGATTGATCAAGCCGAATATGGCGATGTGGATAATTCCGGTTCAATAAATGTCGGCGATGCGGTCTGTCTAATAAATTATATATTCAAAGACGGCTCGCCGCCCTCACCTGTTCGAGCCGGTGATTCCAATGGCGATAGACATATCGATGTAGGCGATGTCGTCTACCTGATAAATCATATTTTCAAGAATGGACCCCCACCAGTCGTGTACTAATGGGAGAGAAATAGATTTTATTTTGAAACCCGAATAATAGAATTTGAAATCCTTATTTGGTAAAAAAAAGGCGGGCTGCAGGGCTCGCCTTTCCTATAACTAAGGGTATTTAGACGTCTTAAAAAAACCTCAGTAATATATTCCTCACTGTATATTACGAGTATGAGACAAATTTGTTCGCTCTTTCATGCATTTTTTTTCATATTTCTTCATGTTTATCGTATTTTTTAACTGAAAAATCCACACGATGGCAAAAACCTTTGAATCTTTTTATTGTTATTCTTATCTAAAGGGTTAATTGATACTAAGGAGGTTGTCTTGAATATAGAAATGAACTGGCGGGGAGGATATAAATTCTCGGGGCAATCGATGTACGGCCACGAAATATCGACCGATGCCTCGAAAAAAATAGGGGGGGCCGAGGATGGATATCAGCCCCTGGAACTATTGATGTTTGGTTTGGCTGGGTGTACCGGAATCGATGTTGTCCTGATTGCCGGGAAAATGAAACAGGAAATTACAGATTTTAGGATTAAAATAGAAGCCGAACAACGTGAAGAAAGCCCGAGGGCGTTTATCAAAGCCCATATTGAATATATTTTCGAGGGGAAAAACCTCGATCGGAATAAATTGGAGAAGGCTATCAAGCTATCCGATGAAAAATATTGCAGCGCCTCAGCGACACTCAAAGGCGTAACCGAAATAACTCATAGTTGTATAATTAAGGGAGAATAATTATGAATCTGGAATATGAAGTAACAACCGATAAACCGTTTGACCAGGTCGTCAAAAGAGTTGAGGAGTTGACCGCCGAAAAAATGTTCCGAGTTTTGCACGTCCACGATGTCCGGGCGACCCTGGCCGAAAAAGGATTTGAAAGAGAACCTTTGAAAATAATCGAAATTTGCAACGCCAAATTCGCCCATGAGGCCCTGCAGAAAGAAATGAGCGTATCGCTGTTTATGCCCTGCAAAATTAATGTCTTTACCTCAGGCGGGAAAACGGTCGTAAAAGCAATACGCCCGGCTGCTATATCCGAATTTTTCCCGGAAGCCGGTTTGGATGATCTCGCAACCAGCGTAGACAAAACAATTACCGATATTGTTGATGGAGCCGTTAAAGGAGACTGATTTTCATGCCAATTTTCGAATATAAATGCAAAGATTGCGGCCACTGTTTTGAAGAGCTGGTTGGTGTAACCGAACCGGAAGGCTCGCCTTTGTGCCCGAAATGCGGATCGGAAAAATGCGAAAAACAATTTTCAGCTTTTGCCCTTAATTCATCAGGAAATTCAACCGCCAAAGCCGCTCCCGCTTGTGCCAATAACAACTGCGGATTTACCTGAAACGCTTAAAGAAAATTGCGCCGGTGGCGTAAATTTATATTATGAAAAAATCTAATCTACTGTTTTTAACAGTTGTTACCGTTGCCCTCTTAGCCGTTTATGGATTTAACGGCCAGTTTAATAAACCGGGCGATCAGTGGCGCGATATTTATCCACCGACCAAATGCTTGAGCTGATAGATAATTTGAATCAATATTCATCATATCGAACCATTTAATAAATAACGAGTACAATTTCTCCAAAGTCATTGCTGACACTAATAAAAAAATAGTTTCGCAACTCGATATATTTTCCTTATTTTTCCCCATTCGAAAGGACGGGACGATGAAAAATGACAGATACAGTCTTAGGCTTACAAAATTGTCACTGCTATTGATTGCTTCATTATTAATTATATCCTGCGGAAGTGATTCAGGTGATCCGAAAAAACTATCATCCGAGCAGACGGGGTTAGTCAGGAAATATCAGACTATGAAATTAGCCGGTATGGCCGGCGACGTCACCGCATTTCTATCAATGCGCGATTCGGTCACTAATGTTGAAATCGGCAACTATCAAAAAAACTGGGGCTGGACTATTGATTCGACCAAAGTTTCCAATTGGGCCACAAATTGGCCGGACGTCGCCGGCCTGCCAATATTTCAGGATACTACTGACGGGGAATGGCGGCGACTGGTTTTCGCTCATGAGCCGACAATCAATGAAAAGGGCGAGGAAGTTATTCTTTACTCCGTTATATTATGGCGCAAAAACAACGATGAGTGGAAAGTTTCCAACGCTACTCGAATGATGGGCCGGTTATATAATCCGGATGGAACGAAGGCAGTCCTGAATGAGTTTTCTTTTCATCGTCTTTTCAGGATTCCGCCCGTATTTGATGACTTGCATAAGATGCCGCCCGAAGAAGGAGCCGATTCCTTGAAAGTTAGAGAGAAACCGCAGGCCCGGCCTATTGACTGATAACGGTCAAATGAGCGTATTTAGCAATTAGTTTTATTGGGCCGAGCGAAGAAAAATCAACATCGACGCGCATATTTTCACCAGCGCCGTTTATTGATATAACGCGTCCCTGCCCGAATTTGGGGTGCTCGACAATGCATCCGGGACGAATCCCCTCGCCGTTTTCATATTCATAATAAACCCCTTCTGGTTTTTTCCTTGTTGGGGTTTTTATATTATTGACTGTCCGGGTCAGACCAAATTCATATTTATAAGAGCGGCGATCAATCGTATCGGTAATATTTTCCGGGATTTCCCGCAAAAACCGCGAAGGCATTGATTCTCTTCCCCCGAATCGATGGCGAAACCGAGCCGCCGTCAAAATCAATTGGTATCTGGCGCGAGTCGTTCCCACATAAAACAACCGCCGCTCTTCTTCAAGCATAGCCGGGTCATCGAAAGATCGGGCCAGGGGGAAAAGTCCATCTTCCAGGCCGGTGATAAAAACATTATCGTATTCCAGGCCCTTGGCATTATGCAGAGTCATCAAAGTTAGCTTTTCATCGGTATCCTGATAATTGTCGAGGTCGGTATAGAGTGTAATCTCGGCCAGAAAATTATCAAGAGTCGGCTCGGCGTTATGATGGAAAAATTCCGCCGCGGCGGCGATGAATTCATCGAGGTTCTCAAGTCTGTTTTCGCTGGTCACCGGATCACCATCAGCTAGCGCTTTATCCAATCCGGTTTCATCAATAATCCGCTGAATTAATTTATCAACCGGAAGACGATTAGAATCTTCAACGAATTTTCCAATCAATTCAGCGTATTTTTGAAATCCACTCCGGGCACGTCCGTTTAACGATTCAATTAACTGAGCCTGCCGCGACGCTTCCAGATGGGACAGATTATTTTCTCTCGCGTAATCAGATAACTTTTCCAGTGATGTCTGCCCCAGGGCTCGTTTGGGATAATTAACGACGCGAACAAAAGACGCCTCATCTTTTGCATTTGAAATCAGTTTTAGATAAGCGACAATATCTTTTATCTCCTTACGCTGATAAAAAGACATTCCGCCGATGATCTGGTAAGGGGTATTTTCCCGCCGCAATGCTTCTTCAAAAGCGCGAGATTGAGCATTGGTACGGTACAGGATTACTATGTCTCTAAGCGTTGTCTTCTCCCGCATGGCAAGACAGTGGTTTATCACCCAATCGGCCTCGTCTCCCTGGGATTCATGAAAACCGATAATTATTTTATCCCCGCCATCAATATCCGACCAGAGGATTTTGTCCTTGCGCGAAGTGTTATTTTTAATAACTGATGACGCCGAGTCTAAAATCAATTGTGTGCTTCGGTAATTCTGCTCCAGCTTGATAACGTCGGCGCCCGGATAATCATTTTCAAAATTTAGAATATTGGAGATGTCGGCTCCCCGCCAGCCGTAAATCGATTGATCCTCGTCGCCGACCACACAAATATTTTTATCCGGTCCGGTCAGGGTTTTCAAGAGCAGGTATTGAGCATGATTGGTATCCTGGTATTCATCCACCATGATGTATCGAAAACGGTTCTGCCATTTTTGGCTGACTTCCACATTTTCGCTTAGAATTCTGACCGTCATGACGATCAAATCATCAAAATCAAATGCGGCCGATTGGCGCAGCTTTTGCTCGTAAAGCATAAATACCCGGGCCACTTTCTCATCGTAATATCCGTCGGCTTCAGAAGCGAACATCTCGGCCGTATAAATGCTGTTTTTAGCATTGGATATTTTTCGCAGGACCGAGTCGGGTGTAAACTGCGACGTGCCGTTTAGTCCTAATTCGTTAATAGACCGCTTGATCAGAGATTTGCTGTCGTCGCTATCGAGAATAGTAAAGTTAGACGGATATCCCAGATGCTTTGCTTCCTGGCGGAGAAAGCGGGAACAAAATGAATGAAACGTCGAAACCCACATTCGGTCGATATCAAATCCCAGAAGCGATTCGATCCGCCCCTTCATCTCGCCCGCGGCTTTATTGGTAAATGTTACCGCCAAAACTTCCCACGGTTTCGCTTTCTGTTCGGAAATAATATAAGCCAGACGATGGGTAAGTACCCTGGTTTTGCCCGATCCGGCCACGGCCACGACCAGCAGAGGTCCTTCGGTTTTGGTCACAGCCGCAAGCTGGCGATCATTGAGATTGTCAAGCAGTCTGCTCATAGGGGGGATAATATAGAAAGTATCAGGACGGTTGGCAATCACTCATATAGTAACATCTCAATTATTTTATCGGCCAAAAGGAATCCGGAGTCGGTAAGGCACAGATGATTATCCTCAATTTCAAGATAGCCGTCGTTTATAAAAGGGGCGACGGTTTTTCCTTCCAGCAATTCCAGAGCCCATTCGCCATATTCTTGCAAAAGCAAACTCTTATCAATGCCTTTGGCTCTTCGCAGTGAAAGCATGACCGTTTCGGTAAAAATCTGTTCCCGGCTTAGGTTTTCGATTCCGGCGAAAGGAAATTGCCCCTCCTCAATCATCTCGATATACGTGTCAACCCCTGAAATATTATGATAGCGGTGATTGTCAATATACCCATGTGCGGCCGGACCGAGCCCGATATACGGCGATCCGTTCCAGTAAGAAATATTTTGACGGCACCGGAATTCTTTCGGCGCGAAGTTAGAGATTTCGTAGCGCGCGAATTTTTTATCCATCAATATATGCGAACCCAAACGATACATCTGAGCTTGTTGATCTTCATCGGGCAAAACCACTTTTCCCGAATTTGTTTTTTCCTCCAGAGCCGTTCCCGGTTCTACCGTCAATTGATAAAATGAAATATGGTTCGGTTGCAGGGCCAGCGCGCGGTCAATATCATGCCGCAATTTCTTCATCGTTTGGCCGGGAAGACCGAATATCAAATCGATTCCGATATTTTTAAATCCGGCCATGCGAGCATTATAAAACGCCTGATAAATACTTTTTGAATTTTGAAATCGCCCCAATTTCTTAAGAGATTTTTCATCAAACGACTGTACTCCGATTATTATTCGATTCGCCCCGGCTCGAAACGTTTTTTCCGCGAAAGTGGCGGTCAATGATTCGGGATTGGTTTCGATGCTGAATTCAAAACCGGACGAAAAAGTACAGAAAGCACTAACCAAAGATATCCATTTTTCAAAAAAATCGGTATCGACCAGCGACGGTGTTCCCCCTCCGATATAAATAGATGATATTTCCACCGGTTCTTGTTCAAAGGCCGATAAGACCAGTTCCGTTTCTCGGAGCAAAGCCAAATAATATCGCTGCGCCAGTTCCTCCGAAAATTTAACCTTAAAAAAATCGCAATAATAGCAGAGATTATTACAGAAAGGAAAATGAACATAAAGGGCCAAAGGCCCGGGTTGCGGCCTGAATATTGAATTAATCGAGCGACCCGAGGCGGTCAGGGCGCAATCGGGTGGGGAAGGTTGTGAGGTTGTGCCAGATAATTTCGAAAGCTTCGCCAACGTACGGCGCTTTCCATTCCGGTGAGTTGGGATCGGGTGCATACGAGAAATATACGAAAATTGCCTTCCCCTTGATATAGCTTTTATCGAGACAACCCCAGAAACGACTGTCCTGGCTGTCGTCGCGATTATCGCCGAGAACAAAAATCTGGTTGGCCGGGACCATCATCGGCCCGAAATTATCACGGTTGGATAAAACCGATGGAAAAATTCTGTTATCGATATGTTTGGACAAAGATGGTATCGGCGCGACTTGACCGTCAACATAAAGAACCTTATCGATTATCTCAACTGTCTGCCCCTCAACGGCGGTGATTCTTTTGATAAAATCCTTGGAATCCTCAAACGGATTTTCAAACACAATAATATCGCCCGCCTGCGGAGGCGACCAGTTGTAGGCCAGTTTATTGACAAAAATATAATCGCCTTCGGTCAGAGAATCTTCCATCGAACCGGACGAGACGCGATAAGCCGAAACCACAAAGAGTCTCAGAATCATTGCCGCCAGAAGTGCGATGACTATTGTCTCGCCGTACTGCCGCCAGATCGGTTTTTCGGTTTTGGTCTTTTTGCTTACCCGCTGAAGGGCGACTTCCTGCCGCGGCGTAAACTCACCGGTTTCATAACCGGCATTGTACCCGGTTTCGGCGCCAGTATCGAAACCGGAATTGTTCCCATACTGTGTTTCATTATAATCCATACATCAATGTTATCGGAAAGTGAGTTCTAAAGCTTAGGGTTATAACGATTTATTTAAACTAAAAAAGCCGCCCGCAGGCGGCTCATCGAACAATTGATAGCTACTTCTTATTCCAGTCTTTTTCCAGTTTTCTCAGCGCCGAGAAGCGGAGCAGAATATCTTTTTTCTCGCCTTCAAGAGTGTCGATATATTCCTGTAATTTTTCCGGCGTCAAATTAAGTTCGTTGCGATCATCTTCAGTTAGATTATTGATGCGCTCAATTTCTTCCATTAATTCTTTATACCGAATCTCATCGGCGGCATGATTTCCGGGAAACCATTGACTTTGATTTAGATCCCGAATGATGTTTTGTCTCGTGACCATTCCCGCTCCGGGGATTTGGTAATGCGTTCCGCGAGCCGAATAAATTTCCCAGACAACTCCGCGTTTGCCGAATTTTGGAATAATGCCAAAATAAACGAGCCTCAATGAATCAGTTGTGATGCTATGCCGCTTTTTGACCTTGACGATAACCGAATCGGGATCGTAATGATGATAGCTGAACTTGCCATTATGCATCTCGTAATAAGGCGGCGACATCTTTTCAATTGACAATAGAGCCGTTTTCCCCGTTTTCTTATTGACTTCAATCTCGGCCTGAAAAAAACCATCCTTCAGGAAATACAAAAGATAGAAATTGTCTCTGCGCATTGATTTCGAATGAACCGGAAGGATGATAATCGTATCATAATCGACGCGGTAATGATAGGACTGGTCGGTTAGTTTCCTGATATCTTCTTTGCCGATCTCAATCGCTTTATCGCGCGACACATCCGCTACTACAGCCGTTCCCGAGATGCCCAGCGCGATAATACAAAAAAATATTAATTTAGCGATTTTCATCTTTCACCTTTTCTACATCGGTCAATCGTCCGCTCGCTTTCTTGAATGAAATATTTTTGAGCTGAGGGTCCGACTGCATCCCCTCTCTGCTTGTCAAAGTATCGCCTCCCGGTCGGATAATGGTTACAAAACTATCGGTAACGACCGAATCTTTTTGGCCGTCCCATTCGAGATATTCCGTCAGGAGAGTTACCGAATCCTCGCCGATAAGCACAACCTCGCCATTGACTGCCATAAAATTATCATCCTGGCGAATATAGCCCCATTTCGAGGTCAAAGTCGATAGTCGCTGCCCCAGAGAATCATAAAAATCAGCATGCAGGTTTATCGCGATCATTGAGTCGCGCTGAGTAAACTGCTGAATTTCATCAGCCAGCAAATCGGTTGTTTTATACCCTTTCTTGTAAAGATAAATATGGGCATTGGTCGTCACCTGGTCGGGTTGGATAGAATCGGTCAGAGTAATGGCGGAATGAGGCGGACGGATAGATTCTTCCCCACAGGCCATCATTAAACAACTATATAAAATCATGGAGAAGAAGATAATTTTGTCTGAAAACTTCACGTCACTACCTCATTTATATCTATCGACAAAATAAACGGCCATATTCATCGACGCTCCAATATGTTTTACACTCGACTCCGCCGGAAGATATGTTAATCTCGCAAAAATATCAACCGCAGTACATCCGAAAATTGCGGAGATGTCAATGGCTTTTCCCACAGTGAGGCTGTGGAGCCAATGACATTCTAT
The genomic region above belongs to Candidatus Zixiibacteriota bacterium and contains:
- a CDS encoding UvrD-helicase domain-containing protein, with the protein product MSRLLDNLNDRQLAAVTKTEGPLLVVAVAGSGKTRVLTHRLAYIISEQKAKPWEVLAVTFTNKAAGEMKGRIESLLGFDIDRMWVSTFHSFCSRFLRQEAKHLGYPSNFTILDSDDSKSLIKRSINELGLNGTSQFTPDSVLRKISNAKNSIYTAEMFASEADGYYDEKVARVFMLYEQKLRQSAAFDFDDLIVMTVRILSENVEVSQKWQNRFRYIMVDEYQDTNHAQYLLLKTLTGPDKNICVVGDEDQSIYGWRGADISNILNFENDYPGADVIKLEQNYRSTQLILDSASSVIKNNTSRKDKILWSDIDGGDKIIIGFHESQGDEADWVINHCLAMREKTTLRDIVILYRTNAQSRAFEEALRRENTPYQIIGGMSFYQRKEIKDIVAYLKLISNAKDEASFVRVVNYPKRALGQTSLEKLSDYARENNLSHLEASRQAQLIESLNGRARSGFQKYAELIGKFVEDSNRLPVDKLIQRIIDETGLDKALADGDPVTSENRLENLDEFIAAAAEFFHHNAEPTLDNFLAEITLYTDLDNYQDTDEKLTLMTLHNAKGLEYDNVFITGLEDGLFPLARSFDDPAMLEEERRLFYVGTTRARYQLILTAARFRHRFGGRESMPSRFLREIPENITDTIDRRSYKYEFGLTRTVNNIKTPTRKKPEGVYYEYENGEGIRPGCIVEHPKFGQGRVISINGAGENMRVDVDFSSLGPIKLIAKYAHLTVISQ
- a CDS encoding dockerin type I domain-containing protein — encoded protein: MQRPYLILALMLSLILSNIIQAENVIEHQYVGSTLWNNTYRIATQDNLAFMTMKYGITILDISDPTRPEFISKIFTTGERRTSAYVFPNGDYLYSAGAANSIYIYDISNPYEPTEAGVIPTERRILDFAREGKYLYVCGEYREFYIFDISEPAQPVLVSNTSHCCGGRTVAISVSGNTACLANYEDKNLEIIDITNPTAPQSKSSCEISARDVFMVGKLAYLATGSNGLIILDLTDPAHPVEIGKFDIFDEHLWARRVYVSGNYAYIVHGNRDGYTIVDISDPTNPFLVVQETKDFYATDFLVKDDLLLITDNVKGLKIVEASALEQFNIIGEYKTSSGVQKIDIRDNMAYAATDEGHFYCVDISAPDNPLVVGEVLSDGIQKYGNDVLIHGDYAYVLQGSTLDIIDVSNSSDPNLISSVKYDWFGYKMTISDDLLYIIAVFSGMQVIDISDPLSPVVIGEYSNNSHIRGIEVTGSIAYLGEQHGMHIVDIANPYNPVKIGMYDNRNTDVRGIKVVGDRAYITHQHANLEILDISDYQNIQVVSTIDGNGNDVSRVFQVGDYIFVGEEYSVDVYDIFIESEPLVISQFSTLGGDMEDLEIIGNYLYGAASSGFIIMSATIDQAEYGDVDNSGSINVGDAVCLINYIFKDGSPPSPVRAGDSNGDRHIDVGDVVYLINHIFKNGPPPVVY
- a CDS encoding DUF302 domain-containing protein, with the translated sequence MNLEYEVTTDKPFDQVVKRVEELTAEKMFRVLHVHDVRATLAEKGFEREPLKIIEICNAKFAHEALQKEMSVSLFMPCKINVFTSGGKTVVKAIRPAAISEFFPEAGLDDLATSVDKTITDIVDGAVKGD
- a CDS encoding zinc ribbon domain-containing protein; the encoded protein is MPIFEYKCKDCGHCFEELVGVTEPEGSPLCPKCGSEKCEKQFSAFALNSSGNSTAKAAPACANNNCGFT
- the hemW gene encoding radical SAM family heme chaperone HemW, yielding MAKLSKLSGTTSQPSPPDCALTASGRSINSIFRPQPGPLALYVHFPFCNNLCYYCDFFKVKFSEELAQRYYLALLRETELVLSAFEQEPVEISSIYIGGGTPSLVDTDFFEKWISLVSAFCTFSSGFEFSIETNPESLTATFAEKTFRAGANRIIIGVQSFDEKSLKKLGRFQNSKSIYQAFYNARMAGFKNIGIDLIFGLPGQTMKKLRHDIDRALALQPNHISFYQLTVEPGTALEEKTNSGKVVLPDEDQQAQMYRLGSHILMDKKFARYEISNFAPKEFRCRQNISYWNGSPYIGLGPAAHGYIDNHRYHNISGVDTYIEMIEEGQFPFAGIENLSREQIFTETVMLSLRRAKGIDKSLLLQEYGEWALELLEGKTVAPFINDGYLEIEDNHLCLTDSGFLLADKIIEMLLYE
- the lepB gene encoding signal peptidase I — protein: MDYNETQYGNNSGFDTGAETGYNAGYETGEFTPRQEVALQRVSKKTKTEKPIWRQYGETIVIALLAAMILRLFVVSAYRVSSGSMEDSLTEGDYIFVNKLAYNWSPPQAGDIIVFENPFEDSKDFIKRITAVEGQTVEIIDKVLYVDGQVAPIPSLSKHIDNRIFPSVLSNRDNFGPMMVPANQIFVLGDNRDDSQDSRFWGCLDKSYIKGKAIFVYFSYAPDPNSPEWKAPYVGEAFEIIWHNLTTFPTRLRPDRLGSLD
- the lptC gene encoding LPS export ABC transporter periplasmic protein LptC, whose amino-acid sequence is MKFSDKIIFFSMILYSCLMMACGEESIRPPHSAITLTDSIQPDQVTTNAHIYLYKKGYKTTDLLADEIQQFTQRDSMIAINLHADFYDSLGQRLSTLTSKWGYIRQDDNFMAVNGEVVLIGEDSVTLLTEYLEWDGQKDSVVTDSFVTIIRPGGDTLTSREGMQSDPQLKNISFKKASGRLTDVEKVKDENR
- a CDS encoding OsmC family protein; the protein is MNIEMNWRGGYKFSGQSMYGHEISTDASKKIGGAEDGYQPLELLMFGLAGCTGIDVVLIAGKMKQEITDFRIKIEAEQREESPRAFIKAHIEYIFEGKNLDRNKLEKAIKLSDEKYCSASATLKGVTEITHSCIIKGE
- a CDS encoding M6 family metalloprotease domain-containing protein, producing the protein MRKLFCLSGLLTLLILITTAAAQDYGNAIIYDMPQEQIDRIFKIPPGSELTPEKLKSITDYRFTGDNVRILAIPLEWDSRPRTVTRETLDSLLFSRNVFPGGSVADYYYEVSYGRVEVTGDVLDWYEAENYTGENWFGFNDVLYDLNSVVDYSQYDGDDDGVVDVIVFIRAGTGQEDTRDPEDIWSFAITYGGNGLGPFDGVRVKKWNTSPELFPLRWPENPTLFSGEKVLNSIRVFCHEIGHSIGLPDLYDYDDKLLESSFYTPNDNNDHPLYDWCTMGYGGYGLFSIRSRNPAHLCGWSKKALGWIEPVVLMGEYEQVVMNPITVSGQNSLFMVPINPLEGEYFLLEYRSNHPDAKFDDTDSDFSCYFWPDLTFGADPKDEGLLITHVHDSLPSGSYRMNNGTPTYPHYTVIVEDAGYNPAMDYTNNPDSRVSDSAEWWYPYESRKSALFTPDVPGKIEFSPTTTPSSDGYYDPTGIVIRVDYMDEDQLIAYVYNPYIDSDLDGMQDPIDNCPNTFNPYQANWDDDEFGNACDNCPQVDNPDQTDSDLDGTGDECDICPEYDDNIDADADGAPDGCDICPGFNDFEDNDHDNIPDSCDNCPQVDNPDQTDTDLDGTGDDCDKCPGSDDEIDADADGAPDGCDICPGFNDFEDNDHDNIPDSCDNCPGVYNPDQDDSDGDNIGDVCDYICGDANGDRDTNVGDAVFVINFVFKGGPTPIPLEGGDANCDGNTDVGDAVYVINHVFKDGPAACCP